From the genome of Coleofasciculus sp. FACHB-1120, one region includes:
- a CDS encoding alpha-amylase family glycosyl hydrolase, with translation MVSTPPSQASSSQYEVTNSEAEIESLVLEAKPESDIDLEFLYTRDIEFRQETIYFIVVDRFYDGDPDNSEGPNPELYDPERKDWGKYWGGDLQGIIEKLDYLKDLGVTAVWLTPLFEQVEALFVEQAAIHGYWTKDFKRINPRFIGKDEEPSLNKTQDTKDTVFDRLVAELHKRKMKLVLDIVCNHSNPDFSGKKGELYDDGVKIADFNDDKDNWYHHYGEVTNWEDEWQVQNCELSGLATFNENNIEYRNYIKSAIKQWLDRGVDALRVDTVKHMPIWFWQEFNADITSHKPDVFIFGEWIFSDPRSDLSVEFANESGMTMLDFGFCLAIRAALAQGAEGGFHLIQDVLDLDHRYCGATELITFIDNHDMPRFQSLNPDPEMLRVAIAVIMTSRGIPCIYYGTEQYLHDDTNDGNDPYNRPMMENWDTESPLYRDIRLLSGLRRLNPAVSMGSQWQKYLTPDVYCYVRRYRDSVVFVAMNRGEAVKLEAIDTELPDGEHTDVLMRRKFEVTDGKLQDLELDARDVIVISHVGERIKGQTIVRVQLNGVQTQPGEIVVVIGDCPELGNWDISKAYPLEFINTNTWFGEIPFNESAGKLITYKYALWREGQAPLRENNVGRRWVIATEGTVKWRDRWATGRES, from the coding sequence ATGGTATCAACGCCTCCATCTCAAGCTTCGTCATCTCAATACGAAGTTACTAATTCAGAAGCAGAAATTGAATCTTTGGTTCTCGAAGCTAAACCAGAGAGTGATATTGATTTAGAGTTTCTATATACCAGAGATATTGAATTTCGCCAGGAAACCATTTACTTCATTGTTGTAGATCGTTTCTATGACGGCGATCCTGACAACAGCGAAGGACCAAACCCAGAACTTTACGATCCAGAGCGAAAAGATTGGGGTAAATATTGGGGTGGAGATTTACAGGGAATTATTGAAAAACTAGATTACTTAAAGGACTTAGGAGTTACCGCAGTTTGGCTTACCCCTCTGTTTGAGCAAGTGGAAGCATTATTTGTTGAGCAAGCTGCAATTCATGGCTATTGGACGAAGGATTTTAAACGGATTAATCCTCGCTTTATTGGCAAGGATGAAGAACCTTCGCTAAACAAAACTCAAGATACTAAAGATACAGTTTTTGATAGATTAGTTGCTGAGTTACACAAACGCAAGATGAAACTGGTGTTGGATATTGTGTGTAATCACAGCAACCCAGATTTCAGTGGGAAGAAGGGAGAACTCTACGACGATGGAGTAAAAATTGCTGATTTTAATGACGATAAAGATAACTGGTATCACCACTATGGTGAAGTTACCAATTGGGAAGATGAGTGGCAGGTGCAAAATTGTGAATTATCTGGTTTAGCCACCTTCAACGAAAATAATATCGAGTACCGAAACTACATTAAATCAGCCATTAAACAATGGTTAGACCGGGGAGTTGATGCTTTGCGGGTGGATACTGTAAAGCATATGCCCATCTGGTTTTGGCAAGAATTTAACGCGGATATTACCTCCCACAAACCAGATGTTTTTATCTTTGGCGAGTGGATTTTTAGCGATCCTCGAAGCGACCTTTCGGTGGAATTTGCCAATGAGTCTGGCATGACAATGCTAGATTTTGGTTTTTGTTTGGCAATCCGAGCGGCTTTGGCGCAGGGTGCTGAAGGAGGATTTCACCTGATTCAAGATGTTCTGGATCTGGATCATCGTTACTGCGGGGCGACGGAGTTGATTACATTTATTGATAATCACGATATGCCCCGCTTTCAGTCGCTGAATCCCGATCCGGAGATGCTGCGGGTAGCGATCGCTGTGATTATGACCTCCCGTGGAATTCCCTGTATCTACTACGGTACAGAACAGTATCTCCACGACGATACCAACGACGGTAACGATCCTTATAACCGTCCGATGATGGAAAATTGGGATACCGAGTCGCCCCTCTATCGAGATATCCGGTTGCTATCAGGTTTGCGGCGATTAAATCCAGCCGTATCGATGGGGAGTCAGTGGCAAAAATATCTAACTCCTGACGTTTATTGTTATGTACGACGTTACCGCGATTCTGTTGTTTTTGTGGCGATGAATCGAGGAGAAGCTGTCAAGTTGGAGGCAATTGATACGGAGTTACCAGACGGAGAACACACCGATGTTTTAATGCGGCGCAAGTTTGAAGTTACAGACGGGAAGTTGCAAGACTTGGAACTAGACGCGCGGGATGTAATTGTCATCAGTCATGTCGGGGAACGCATCAAGGGACAAACGATTGTGCGGGTGCAACTTAATGGTGTGCAGACACAGCCGGGTGAAATTGTTGTGGTAATTGGTGATTGTCCGGAGTTAGGCAATTGGGATATCTCTAAAGCGTATCCGCTAGAATTCATCAATACTAATACTTGGTTTGGTGAAATTCCCTTTAATGAAAGTGCTGGAAAGTTGATTACTTACAAGTATGCATTGTGGCGTGAAGGTCAGGCACCCTTACGCGAAAATAATGTCGGTCGTCGCTGGGTTATTGCCACGGAAGGAACGGTAAAATGGCGCGATAGATGGGCAACAGGACGGGAATCTTAA
- a CDS encoding trehalase family glycosidase yields MINQSSPQTESFPSLEQIQAVRTYIKKTWKTLYRSHEHILDAARDPKIGHIPGKRWPIYVSQAEDRALIEASLREVLSNEEFNQIEVRTLPAEVEQIEDHGLLYLPHAYVVPGGRFNEMYGWDSYFIQLGLLRDGEIELAKSLVEQLIYEIEHYGTILNSNRTYMLTRSQPPVLTPMILALFQHTQDQHWLQSVLPTVERFYYYWTLPPHLNQATGLSRYFALGEGPAPEVLISERDEEGRTHYDRVREYYRTFAVEAYDVNLYYDRQSDRLTDLFYKGDRSMRESGFDISNRFGPFSVDIIHYAPVCLNVLLYKTEQDTAQINDILGYEEIAHQWRDRAQNRHKLIDRFLWDEEAGLYFDYNFHTGKRRPYEFATTFYPLWAGIASEEQAKRVVENLPEFEAPGGLLTSTHVTGNQWDAPFGWAPLQLIAVQGLHRYGYHQDADRLAEKFVSLLVQEFEKYGTLVEKYDVCNCSANVSHEILFGYSSNEIGFGWTNGVFLELLATLE; encoded by the coding sequence GTGATTAATCAATCATCCCCTCAAACCGAATCGTTTCCCTCCCTAGAACAAATTCAGGCAGTAAGAACATACATCAAAAAAACTTGGAAAACGCTCTATCGCTCTCACGAACATATTTTGGATGCTGCCCGCGACCCAAAAATTGGTCATATTCCAGGTAAACGGTGGCCTATATATGTATCGCAAGCCGAAGATAGGGCGCTCATTGAAGCATCTTTGCGAGAAGTCCTGAGCAACGAAGAATTTAATCAAATTGAAGTTCGCACGTTACCGGCAGAAGTTGAACAAATTGAAGATCACGGATTGCTCTATTTACCTCATGCCTATGTGGTTCCGGGCGGTCGTTTTAATGAGATGTACGGCTGGGATAGCTATTTTATTCAGTTAGGGTTGTTGCGGGATGGAGAAATCGAATTAGCTAAAAGCTTGGTGGAACAGCTAATTTATGAAATTGAACATTACGGCACGATTTTAAATTCCAATCGTACCTATATGCTGACGCGATCGCAACCTCCCGTCCTCACGCCAATGATTTTGGCTCTCTTCCAGCACACGCAGGATCAGCACTGGTTGCAATCGGTACTGCCAACTGTTGAACGTTTTTACTACTATTGGACATTACCCCCCCACCTGAATCAAGCAACCGGACTTTCGCGCTATTTTGCATTAGGTGAAGGTCCAGCGCCGGAAGTGTTAATTTCCGAACGGGATGAAGAAGGAAGAACCCATTATGATCGAGTACGGGAATATTATCGCACTTTTGCAGTAGAAGCTTACGATGTCAATTTATATTATGACCGCCAGAGCGATCGCTTAACTGATTTATTCTACAAAGGCGATCGTTCCATGCGAGAATCTGGTTTTGATATCAGCAACCGCTTTGGCCCATTTAGTGTAGATATTATTCACTATGCGCCCGTTTGCCTGAATGTTCTGCTTTATAAAACAGAACAAGATACCGCCCAGATAAACGATATTTTGGGATATGAAGAAATTGCTCATCAGTGGCGCGATCGCGCTCAGAACCGCCACAAATTAATTGACCGATTTCTTTGGGATGAAGAAGCCGGACTTTACTTTGATTACAACTTTCATACTGGCAAACGTCGCCCCTATGAATTTGCCACTACATTTTATCCCTTATGGGCTGGAATTGCATCTGAAGAACAAGCCAAGAGAGTGGTAGAAAACTTACCCGAATTTGAGGCACCCGGAGGATTACTTACCAGCACTCATGTAACCGGGAATCAATGGGACGCCCCCTTTGGTTGGGCACCTTTACAGTTAATTGCAGTTCAAGGACTCCATCGCTATGGCTATCACCAAGATGCCGATCGTTTAGCGGAAAAGTTTGTATCTTTGCTAGTCCAAGAGTTTGAAAAATACGGAACTTTGGTAGAAAAATATGACGTTTGTAATTGCTCCGCCAATGTTTCCCATGAAATTCTCTTCGGATACAGTTCTAACGAAATCGGATTTGGTTGGACAAACGGAGTCTTCCTCGAACTATTAGCAACCTTAGAATAA
- a CDS encoding GGDEF domain-containing response regulator, with translation MNSDRVFPLNGNILLVDDTPNNLRLLSDLLSHEGYKVRSVTNGQTALKACQAKPPDLILLDINMPYMNGYEVCEKLKADEQTREIPVIFLSALDEAIDKVKAFTVGGIDYISKPFQIEEVLVRVKNQLALREAQVRVLQLNTELENRVKERTSQLERTNQELNEEILERKRIQSQLLEMALHDPLTGLPNRTVFMERLTNALSRAKYETDYQFAVLFLDCDRFKVVNDSLGHLVGDELLIAFAKRIQKALARRLEPCLNVVNTLTRLGGDEFAIIVEQINDVCTATLVADQILQDLSHPFHLSRHEVFMSASIGIALGNINYEQPEYLLRDADTAMYHAKTCGKARYHVFDPTMHQEALQLLQLETDLRKAINQQEFQVYYQPIVSLNTGKIAGFEALVRWNHPHRGFISPLDFIPIAEETGLITQIDTWVMREACQQLKIWQEQKLTQESLTISVNLSGRQFSQSNLIEQIDEIFQKTQLSPQSLKLEITESVLINNSESAMAIIQELKKREIQLSLDDFGTGYSSLSYLHCFPINTLKIDKSFVNRMESSQENMGLVPAIMRMAHTMGISVIAEGIETSEQLSQLRALNCDFGQGYLFSKPVESKLASEMIKVNPQW, from the coding sequence ATGAATAGCGATCGCGTATTTCCACTAAACGGAAATATTCTACTGGTTGACGATACGCCAAACAATCTGCGGCTTCTGTCCGATTTGTTAAGCCATGAGGGGTACAAAGTTCGCAGCGTCACGAACGGGCAAACTGCTCTGAAAGCGTGTCAGGCAAAACCGCCGGATCTGATTTTGCTCGACATCAATATGCCTTACATGAATGGCTATGAGGTCTGCGAAAAACTGAAAGCTGATGAGCAAACCCGCGAGATTCCCGTAATTTTCTTAAGCGCTCTTGATGAGGCGATTGACAAGGTAAAAGCTTTTACGGTTGGCGGTATAGATTACATCAGCAAGCCGTTTCAGATAGAAGAAGTTTTAGTCCGTGTCAAGAATCAACTAGCTCTGAGGGAAGCACAAGTCAGAGTCCTGCAACTGAATACAGAGCTTGAAAATCGGGTTAAGGAACGTACCAGTCAGTTAGAAAGGACAAATCAAGAACTCAATGAGGAAATTCTTGAGCGCAAGCGAATCCAGAGCCAACTTCTAGAGATGGCGTTGCACGATCCGTTAACTGGCTTGCCCAACCGGACTGTCTTCATGGAGCGTCTAACAAATGCACTCAGCCGGGCTAAGTACGAGACAGATTATCAGTTCGCGGTGTTATTTCTCGATTGCGATCGCTTCAAAGTCGTCAACGATTCTCTCGGTCATCTGGTAGGAGATGAATTGCTGATTGCATTTGCCAAGCGTATCCAAAAGGCTCTCGCCAGAAGACTCGAACCCTGCCTGAACGTCGTGAATACGCTAACGCGATTAGGCGGCGATGAATTTGCCATCATCGTTGAACAAATCAATGATGTCTGCACCGCTACCCTAGTTGCCGATCAAATTCTTCAAGACCTCTCCCATCCTTTTCACCTATCGAGACATGAAGTATTTATGAGCGCCAGTATTGGCATCGCTCTAGGAAATATTAACTATGAACAACCCGAATATCTGTTGCGCGATGCAGATACCGCCATGTATCATGCCAAGACCTGCGGCAAAGCTCGCTATCACGTTTTCGACCCAACGATGCACCAGGAAGCGCTCCAGCTTTTACAGCTAGAAACCGACCTGCGAAAGGCTATAAATCAACAAGAATTTCAAGTTTATTATCAGCCGATTGTTTCACTCAATACCGGCAAAATTGCTGGATTTGAAGCGCTGGTACGCTGGAATCATCCCCATCGCGGCTTTATTTCTCCATTGGACTTCATTCCAATTGCCGAAGAAACAGGTTTGATTACCCAAATTGATACTTGGGTGATGCGGGAAGCTTGCCAGCAATTAAAAATTTGGCAAGAACAAAAACTCACACAAGAATCTCTAACAATTAGCGTTAATCTTTCAGGTCGGCAGTTTTCCCAGTCTAACTTAATTGAGCAAATTGACGAAATTTTCCAAAAAACTCAACTAAGTCCACAAAGCTTAAAACTGGAAATTACAGAAAGTGTCCTGATAAATAATAGCGAATCAGCAATGGCAATTATTCAGGAACTCAAGAAGCGTGAAATTCAGTTAAGTCTGGATGACTTCGGAACGGGTTATTCTTCTTTAAGTTACTTGCATTGTTTTCCAATTAATACTCTGAAGATTGACAAATCTTTTGTCAACCGGATGGAAAGTAGTCAAGAAAATATGGGGTTAGTTCCCGCAATTATGAGAATGGCTCATACGATGGGGATAAGTGTGATTGCTGAAGGGATAGAAACTTCCGAACAATTATCACAATTGAGAGCGCTCAATTGTGATTTTGGGCAAGGATATTTGTTTTCTAAACCTGTAGAAAGTAAATTAGCTTCAGAAATGATTAAAGTAAATCCTCAATGGTAA
- the treY gene encoding malto-oligosyltrehalose synthase produces the protein MRIPAATYRIQFNAAFPFDSAKKVIAYLAELGISDVYASPIFKAREGSTHGYDVVDPTQLNPELGTQEEFEALVSEIKNYDMGWVQDIVPNHMAYDSQNQFLMDILENGSNSEYFDYFDIDWNHPYENLRERVLAPMLGNFYGDCLENGEIQLRYDNQSGLSVNYFSLKLPVKIETYAPFITHNLGKLAKSLGRTHPDFIKLLGILYLLKNTLTEPKGKERYDQIAFVKGLLWELYTQNPEIQEFIDSNLEFFNGEKGNPETFNALDRLLSEQFYRLSFWKVGAEELNYRRFFTVNELISVKVEELKVFHKTHNFISQLVESGTITGLRIDHIDGLYDPSEYLQRLRNKTGDIYITVEKILEHKEDLPVYWPIEGTSGYDFLNRVNGIFCKTESEERFTEIYSRLTGLNTPYEQLFMDKKRLIVEKNMAGDVDNLAHLLKRVSGHSRVGIDFTQHGLQRALAEILILFPVYRTYINQEGLRESDRFYVKEVIEKAREQVPLLLKELNYIEKLLLLEEEDSLKTEQKEVQRHFVMRLQQLTGPLMAKGIEDTLFYVYNRLLSLNEVGGNPSQFGVTVGDFHEFNQKQHERWPHKMNATATHDTKRGEDARTRINVLSEIPDEWEKQVKTWIEINDSKKRRLNNRVFPQKNDEYFFYQTLVGAFPFGESERSHFVERVKEFVVKAVREAKVHTAWLRPDTDYEDGFVAFIEEVLKPSADNQFLQEFLPFQKRIAHYGIFNSLSQTLLKITASGVPDLYQGTELWELSLVDPDNRRPVDFEQRLGFLKEIKEKAKADVLKLIEELFASKEDGRIKLFLIARVLEARKQNLEVFQKGDYIPLEVDGKFKDRIVAFARSHENRVAITIAPRLLTNLIQEGEYPLGEIWEDTQLKLPQGMPSAMKDAITSQSLTANGTVLIGEALKHFPVALLMSDDR, from the coding sequence ATGCGGATTCCAGCAGCTACTTACCGAATTCAATTTAACGCAGCTTTTCCCTTTGATTCAGCCAAAAAAGTGATTGCTTATCTCGCTGAATTAGGAATTTCCGATGTTTACGCTTCGCCCATTTTCAAGGCAAGAGAAGGTAGCACTCATGGCTACGATGTTGTTGATCCCACACAACTGAATCCGGAACTTGGAACGCAAGAAGAATTTGAAGCCTTGGTGAGTGAAATCAAGAATTATGACATGGGATGGGTACAGGATATTGTTCCCAACCACATGGCTTATGATAGCCAGAATCAATTCCTGATGGACATTCTAGAAAATGGGTCAAATTCCGAGTATTTTGACTACTTCGATATTGACTGGAATCATCCTTATGAAAACCTGAGAGAGCGAGTTCTTGCCCCAATGTTGGGGAACTTTTATGGCGATTGTTTAGAAAATGGCGAAATTCAACTCCGGTATGACAATCAAAGTGGGTTGAGTGTCAATTACTTCAGCTTAAAACTCCCTGTAAAAATAGAAACTTACGCGCCCTTCATTACTCATAATTTAGGAAAACTAGCTAAATCTCTGGGAAGAACTCACCCAGATTTTATTAAGTTGCTAGGGATACTGTATCTGCTCAAAAACACGTTAACAGAACCGAAAGGCAAAGAACGATACGACCAGATAGCCTTTGTAAAAGGACTTCTCTGGGAACTTTACACCCAAAACCCAGAGATTCAAGAGTTTATTGATAGTAATCTAGAATTTTTTAATGGGGAGAAGGGCAATCCAGAAACTTTTAATGCTCTCGATAGGCTGCTTTCAGAACAGTTTTATCGTCTCTCTTTTTGGAAGGTGGGTGCTGAAGAACTGAATTACAGAAGATTCTTCACAGTTAACGAATTAATTTCTGTGAAAGTCGAAGAACTTAAGGTTTTTCACAAAACTCATAATTTTATCAGTCAGTTGGTTGAGTCTGGAACAATTACTGGACTCCGAATCGACCATATTGACGGACTCTACGATCCAAGTGAATATTTGCAACGGCTGAGAAACAAAACGGGAGATATCTATATTACGGTCGAGAAAATTCTGGAACACAAGGAAGATTTACCCGTTTACTGGCCGATAGAGGGAACCAGCGGCTATGACTTCTTAAACCGTGTTAATGGGATTTTCTGCAAAACTGAGAGCGAGGAGCGGTTTACCGAGATTTACTCTAGACTGACAGGTTTAAATACCCCCTACGAGCAACTTTTTATGGATAAAAAGAGGCTGATTGTGGAGAAAAATATGGCAGGAGATGTAGATAATTTAGCCCATCTCCTAAAACGAGTGTCGGGGCATTCTAGAGTAGGAATCGATTTTACTCAGCATGGTCTGCAAAGAGCATTGGCTGAAATTTTGATACTGTTTCCCGTTTACCGAACTTACATTAATCAGGAGGGCTTGAGAGAATCGGATCGCTTCTATGTAAAGGAAGTCATTGAAAAAGCTAGAGAGCAAGTGCCATTGCTTTTGAAAGAACTAAACTACATTGAAAAATTATTATTATTGGAAGAGGAAGACTCTTTAAAAACAGAACAAAAAGAAGTACAGCGTCACTTCGTGATGAGGCTTCAGCAGTTAACGGGCCCCTTGATGGCGAAAGGAATTGAGGATACGCTTTTCTATGTCTACAACCGGCTTTTATCGCTGAATGAAGTGGGGGGGAATCCGAGCCAATTCGGGGTTACAGTTGGGGATTTTCACGAGTTTAACCAAAAACAGCATGAGCGTTGGCCTCATAAAATGAATGCCACAGCAACCCATGACACGAAGCGTGGGGAAGATGCCAGGACTAGAATAAATGTGCTTTCAGAAATCCCTGATGAGTGGGAAAAACAGGTAAAGACTTGGATTGAAATTAACGATTCTAAAAAACGCCGACTGAACAATCGGGTTTTTCCCCAAAAGAATGATGAATACTTCTTTTATCAAACGTTGGTCGGTGCTTTTCCCTTTGGTGAAAGTGAGCGATCGCACTTTGTAGAGCGCGTGAAAGAATTTGTAGTGAAAGCGGTTCGAGAAGCTAAAGTTCACACAGCTTGGCTTAGACCAGATACTGATTATGAAGATGGCTTTGTTGCCTTTATTGAAGAGGTGCTGAAGCCTTCCGCAGATAATCAATTTCTCCAGGAGTTTCTGCCTTTCCAAAAGCGAATCGCTCACTATGGAATCTTCAATTCTCTCTCCCAAACTTTGCTAAAAATTACGGCTTCTGGTGTGCCTGACTTATATCAAGGAACCGAGTTATGGGAGCTGAGTTTAGTAGACCCGGATAATCGGCGTCCAGTAGACTTTGAGCAGCGGCTAGGATTTCTCAAAGAGATTAAAGAGAAAGCTAAGGCAGATGTTCTGAAGTTAATTGAGGAGCTATTTGCGAGTAAAGAAGATGGAAGAATTAAGCTTTTCTTGATAGCTAGGGTTCTTGAGGCAAGAAAACAAAATCTGGAAGTTTTCCAAAAAGGAGATTACATCCCGCTAGAAGTGGACGGGAAGTTTAAGGATCGGATTGTTGCTTTTGCCAGAAGCCATGAAAATCGGGTAGCAATTACGATTGCGCCGCGATTGCTGACGAACCTTATTCAGGAAGGAGAATATCCTTTGGGTGAAATATGGGAGGACACTCAGTTGAAGCTACCTCAGGGAATGCCCTCTGCGATGAAAGATGCAATTACTTCTCAGTCACTCACCGCGAATGGCACGGTGTTGATTGGGGAAGCCTTAAAACACTTTCCGGTGGCTTTATTGATGAGCGACGATCGCTAA
- the treZ gene encoding malto-oligosyltrehalose trehalohydrolase, protein MRIGACYLGNGNCEFTVWAPTLHTVAVQIVSPEERLLTMQQDEEGYWKVKASGIEPGTLYYYKLDGAIDRPDPASRYQPKGVHAPSQVIDSSTFVWNDTDWSGIPLDETIIYELHVGTFTPEGTFEAIIPRLAELRELGINAIEIMPVAQFPGERNWGYDGVFPFAVQNSYGGPEGLKKLVDACHQYGISVILDVVYNHLGPEGNYFRDFAPYFTTKYRGDWGEAMNFDDKYSDGVRDFCLENALYWLQEYHIDGLRLDAIQGIFEMGARPLLQEMADQVAYFSQQQGRKFYLIAESDLNDVRVIRPKEVGGYGIDAQWNDDFHHALHTLLTGENDRYYEDFGKVEQLEKSFKEGFIYSGQYASHRKRRHGSYSKDEPGYRFIVFTQTHDQIGNRVLAERLSQLVSLEGLKLAAAAIFLSPFVPFLFMGEEYGEEAPFFYFISHSDKDLIEAIRKSKEEEFKVFVGRGEMQDPQSPETFQRCQLNWEKRKEGKHKALWEFYQQLIQFRRSIPALKKLDKNTLEASSIEADKILFLRRWSETSQIYSIMNFNQKEVTFTANLPSGNWQKILDSSDAQWMGSGSTLPEKITPNQELTIKPQSIILYEIAG, encoded by the coding sequence GTGAGAATTGGCGCTTGTTACTTGGGCAACGGAAATTGTGAATTTACCGTTTGGGCACCTACTCTTCATACAGTAGCCGTACAAATTGTTTCTCCTGAAGAACGCCTTCTCACCATGCAACAGGATGAAGAAGGCTACTGGAAAGTCAAAGCTTCAGGGATTGAACCAGGAACGCTTTACTACTATAAACTCGACGGAGCAATTGATAGACCCGACCCAGCTTCAAGATATCAACCGAAGGGGGTACACGCCCCTTCTCAAGTTATCGATTCTAGCACTTTTGTCTGGAACGATACGGATTGGTCTGGCATCCCCTTAGATGAAACCATTATCTACGAATTACACGTCGGCACCTTCACCCCAGAAGGCACTTTTGAGGCAATAATCCCCAGACTTGCAGAATTAAGGGAATTAGGTATTAATGCTATTGAAATTATGCCAGTTGCCCAATTTCCCGGTGAAAGAAACTGGGGATATGATGGCGTGTTTCCCTTTGCCGTACAGAATTCTTATGGTGGCCCCGAAGGACTTAAAAAACTCGTCGATGCTTGTCACCAATACGGTATTTCAGTCATCTTAGATGTTGTCTACAATCACCTAGGTCCTGAAGGAAATTATTTCCGAGACTTTGCTCCCTACTTCACCACCAAATATCGCGGTGATTGGGGAGAAGCAATGAATTTTGATGACAAATATAGCGATGGCGTCCGTGATTTTTGCTTAGAAAATGCTCTTTACTGGCTCCAAGAATATCACATAGATGGTCTAAGATTAGATGCCATTCAGGGTATTTTTGAGATGGGGGCTAGACCCTTATTGCAGGAAATGGCAGACCAAGTCGCTTATTTTTCCCAGCAACAAGGAAGAAAATTTTATCTAATAGCAGAAAGTGATTTAAACGATGTCCGAGTTATTCGACCCAAAGAAGTAGGTGGCTATGGAATAGATGCACAGTGGAATGACGATTTTCACCACGCATTGCATACATTACTCACGGGAGAAAATGACAGGTATTATGAGGATTTCGGAAAGGTTGAGCAACTTGAAAAATCTTTCAAGGAAGGCTTTATTTACTCTGGGCAATACGCTTCTCATAGAAAACGTCGTCATGGCAGTTATTCTAAAGACGAACCAGGATATCGATTCATTGTCTTTACCCAGACTCACGACCAAATCGGTAATCGCGTCTTAGCAGAAAGATTATCTCAGCTTGTTTCCTTAGAAGGGCTGAAGCTAGCTGCGGCGGCTATTTTTCTATCTCCCTTTGTCCCCTTCCTTTTTATGGGGGAAGAGTATGGTGAGGAAGCGCCTTTCTTTTACTTTATTAGTCATTCAGATAAGGACTTGATTGAAGCCATTCGCAAGAGCAAAGAAGAAGAATTTAAAGTATTTGTCGGTCGAGGCGAAATGCAAGACCCTCAAAGCCCTGAAACCTTCCAGAGGTGTCAGCTTAACTGGGAAAAGCGAAAAGAAGGCAAACACAAAGCTCTTTGGGAATTTTATCAGCAACTCATACAGTTCCGCAGAAGCATTCCCGCTTTGAAAAAACTAGACAAAAATACTCTAGAAGCATCCAGCATTGAAGCAGATAAAATTTTATTCCTTCGTCGTTGGAGTGAAACTAGCCAGATATACTCCATCATGAACTTCAATCAGAAAGAGGTCACTTTTACAGCTAATCTACCAAGTGGCAACTGGCAAAAGATTTTAGACTCTTCCGATGCTCAGTGGATGGGTTCTGGTTCCACCTTACCTGAAAAAATCACGCCAAACCAAGAATTGACCATAAAACCACAGAGTATCATTCTCTACGAAATCGCAGGATAA